The genomic region GCGCTGGTCGCCGGTGAATTGCGCCTGCACTTTCAGCCCAAGGTGAACATGCGTCGTGGCGAGGTCGTCGGCTTCGAGGCCTTGTTGCGTTGGCAGCACCCGCAAAACGGCATGGTGCCGCCCCGCGAGTTTTTGCCGCTGGTAGAAGATACTGACCTGATCATCGATATCGGTGAATGGGTGATGGACCAGGTGCTGGCGCAGTTGCACCGCTGGCAGCAAGCGGGGCAGGGCTGGCCGGTCAGTATCAATATCGCGGCGCGACATTTTCAGCGCGCGGATTTTGTCGACCGGCTCAGGCGCGTGCTCGCTCGGCATGCCCAGGTAGCTCCGCATATGCTCGACCTGGAAATCGTCGAGTCGGTGGCGATCGAGAATATCCAGCACGTCAGCGCCTGTTTGCAGGCCTGTCAGGCGCTGGGGGTGCAGTTTTCCCTGGGTGATTTCGGCACCGGTTATTCGTCCCTGAGTTATCTCAAGCGTTTACGTACCCAAACCATCAAGATCGACAAGTCATTTGTGCGCGACATTCTGATTGACCGGGATGATCTGGCCCTGACCACGGCGGTGATTGGCCTGGCCCGGGCATTCGGTCGGCAGGTGATTGCCGAGGGGTTGGAAAGCCTTGAGCACGGTGAGTTGTTGTTGCGGCTGGGGTGCGAAGTCGCTCAAGGCTATTTCATCGCTCGCCCGATGCCGCCCGCCGAGGTGCCGGCCTGGGTGGCGGGGTTTGTCGCCCCGTCACAATGGCAGGCACTCGACCAGACGGCCTGACTTGCTCTATGTAGCCGCCTTCGGCAGCTGCTACGGGGTCGGGTTGCCGGTATAGAGTCGGATGATGTCATTGATCTCTCCCGACATTTTCATTTGGTGCAGCGTGCGCAGAATGCGTTGTACAGGCACTTTGGGGTCATTGCGCACGTAACAACTGACAGGTTGTTCCTGCACCAGTGCGACGCTTTTCAATTGTTGGTCGGGCAGCAGGCGCAGGTTGAACCAGTCCAGGGTCCATTGGTTACTCACCGCGTAGCGATAGCGTCCGGCCAGCAGCTTTTCCAGCACCTGTTCCTGATTGCGTGCGTCCTCGCGGTGCAGTCGGTCGGCGTCGAACAGCAGTTGCAGGGTCGGGTAGCTATAGCCGAGCACGGTGCCGATCGACTGGTGTGGCAAGTCGGCTGGATTGACCGAACCGGGAGAGCCTTGCCGGCCAATCAGCACGTCGCGCTGAACCAGCAACGGAACGCTCCAGATAGAGTCGCCGGTCGGGGCCGGCAACCAGTCTTGTGAGACAAAGCAGCGTACATTGGCTTCGCCGTGTTCCATGGCGCTCTGTACTCGGGGCCGAGGCAAGACATGAAATTGCGCCGGCGCACCGACCTGAGTCGCCAGGCTGAGCATGATGTCGTACAGAATGCCCTGGGTCGGCCGGCCTTGCTCGATTTGCACCATGGGCATGGCCCAGCTGTCCGGAACGACAAAGCGCAACGGCACTTCGGCGGCCGCGACACTTAGGCTGACTAATAGCAGTGCCCCCAAGGCAAAATGCATAAACGCTCCGGTACGGCTCAAGCCTGAGCCTATAAAAGCTCCTCAAAGTGCAGCTTAGCCAGAATAGACGAGCGCACCGGATGCAATTTTGGCCTTGCTCCGCTAGCATTAGCCGCTTCTGCTTCCTTCGCTGCGACGGTTTTCGATGAGTTATCAGGTTCTTGCACGTAAATGGCGCCCGCGCTCGTTCCGCGAAATGGTCGGCCAGACCCATGTGCTCAAGGCTCTGATCAATGCCTTGGACAGCCAGCGGCTGCACCACGCCTACCTGTTTACCGGTACTCGTGGGGTCGGCAAGACCACCATCGCGCGGATCATCGCCAAATGCCTGAACTGTGAAACAGGTATCACTTCGACCCCTTGCGGCGAGTGCTCGGTGTGCCGCGAAATCGATGAAGGCCGCTTCGTCGACCTGATCGAGATCGACGCCGCGAGCCGGACCAAGGTCGAAGACACCCGCGAACTGCTCGACAACGTGCAGTACGCGCCGAGTCGCGGGCGCTTCAAGGTCTACCTGATCGACGAAGTGCACATGCTCTCCAGCCATTCCTTCAATGCGCTGTTGAAAACCCTCGAAGAGCCGCCGCCCTACGTCAAGTTCATCCTGGCCACCACTGATCCGCAGAAACTTCCGGCAACGATTCTTTCGCGGTGCCTGCAGTTCTCCCTGAAGAACATGACCCCGGAGCGGGTGGTCGAGCATTTGAGCCATGTGCTGAGCGTCGAGAACGTGCCGTTCGAAGACGACGCGTTATGGTTGCTGGGTCGCGCCGCCGACGGCTCGATGCGCGACGCCATGAGCTTGACCGACCAGGCCATCGCCTTCGGTGAAGGCAAGGTTCTGGCCGCCGACGTGCGGGCGATGCTCGGCACCCTCGATCACGGCCAGGTCTACGACGTCCTGCATGCGTTGATCGAAGGCGACGCCAAGGCGTTGCTCGAAGCCGTGCGCCATCTGGCCGAGCAAGGCCCGGACTGGAATGGCGTACTCTCGGAAATTCTCAACGTGTTGCACCGTGTCGCCATTGCCCAGGCCCTGCCCGAAGGCGTCGACAACGGCCATGGCGACCGTGATCGCGTATTGGCGCTGGCCCAGGCGCTGCCGGCCGAAGATGTGCAGTTCTATTACCAGATGGGCCTGATCGGTCGCCGGGATTTGCCGCTGGCGCCGGATCCGCGCGGCGGCTTCGAAATGGTCCTGCTGCGAATGCTCGCATTCAGGCCAGCAGACACCGAGGACGCTCCGAGGCAACCGCTAAAGCCAGTGGGGATCAGCCAGGCCACAGTTGATTCCGCAAACTCAGTGGCTGCCGCGCCGATTGTTGCGCCGGTAGTCTCTGCGGTCGTGGCACCGGTTCCCGTTGCGCCGGTGGTTGCACCAGCGCCTGTCCCTGCCGTTGCGCCCGAGCCAGTCGCGCCGGTGGTCGTGCCCGAGTCCGAGCCAGTGGTCGAGCCAGTGGTCGAGCCTGTAGCGGTCGAAGAAGTCGTCGATCTGCCCTGGAACGATCCGGTAGAGCCCGAGGTTGCCCAGCAGCCCGCCGTCGAGCCGGTGCTGGAGACGGCCGGTGAGCAACCCGAATTGCCTCCGATGCCCATGCCAACGCCGGACAGCGTGGTGCCGGACGCGCCGGACGCTCCTGAATGGACCGTTGCGTCGATCCCGGAACCGTCCGTGGCCCAAGTCGATGCCGCCACGCCGGGCATGGACCTGGACGACGAGCCGCCGCTGGACGAGGACTACATCGAGCCGGACATGGATTCGGCCTACAGTTACCTCGATGATCTGGCCAGTGAGCACACCGCTGAACCTGCGGCGGAGCCCGAGCCGGAACCGGCCGCGATGCCGGCCACTGGCCTGGCCCTGCAATGGCTGGAGTTGTTCCCGAAATTGCCGGTGTCCGGCATGACCGGCAGCATCGCCGCCAACTGCACGCTGATCGCCGTCGATGGCGACAATTGGCTGTTACATCTGGACCCGGCCCACAGCGCCCTGTTCAACGCGACGCAACAACGTCGCCTCAACGATGCGCTGAACCAGCACCACGGGCGTACGCTGACCCTGAGCATCGAGCTGATCAAGCCTGAGCAGGAAACCCCGGCCCAGGCGGCGTCCCGGCGTCGTGCCGACCGTCAGCGCGAGGCCGAGGAGTCGATCCATGGCGATCCGTTCATCCAGCAAATGATGCAGCAGTTCGGGGCGGTGGTCCGTCACGATACTATTGAACCTGTCGAGGCCCTGGTCAGTCAGGGCTAATAACTGAAGGCGTCTGGCCACACTCGCCGGGCGCTGTTTTTATCCAAGTACTTTTGAGGTGATTCCCATGATGAAAGGTGGCATGGCCGGCCTGATGAAACAGGCGCAGCAGATGCAGGAAAAAATGGCCAAGATGCAGGAAGAACTGGCCAACGCCGAAGTCACCGGTAAAGCCGGTGGCGATATGGTCACCGTGGTAATGACCGGTCGTCACGACGTCAAGCGCGTGACCATCGACCCAAGCCTGGTCGAAGGCCTGAGCGAAGACGACAAAGAGATGCTGGAGGCTGTATTCGCCGCCGCCGTCAACGATGCCGTGCGCAAGATCGAAGCCAACAGCCAGGACAAAATGGGCAGCATGACCGCTGGCATGCAACTGCCACCGGGTATGAAGCTGCCATTCTGATTCGCCGACGCGCGTCGGATGGGTTAAAAAAATGCCAGGCATCGCGCCTGGCATTTTTGTTTCTGGCTGTTGGAAATGGGGTATCTGTGAGGCAGCCTTCGCGGGCAAGCCCGCTCCCGTAGGGATCACCTGGATCCTATGGGAGCGTGGCTTGCCCGCGATGAAGTTACCTCGGTACAACTGACGAAACTTCGAACGCGCCACCACCACAAAGGTCTGCTCCCTATACAGCCGAAATTCATCGATCAAGGAGAAGTCCAAATGGCGGCCGCGTCCGACGCCGTGGGTGCGTGACGGTAAGGTGAAATTCCGTGAAGGCAGGGTCGATGGCCGGAGAACGCGCCCGAGGCCTTTATCGGCCTGCTGGAGGGGCGCAACTTCGGCAAACTGGTGGTGCGGCAGGCGCCGACTGAGTAATTGACGCTGCTATTTGACGCTAAACAGAGGCACGGGTATAAACCGCGTCTCGTTGTTATGTCGGACTTTTTCCCCATGAGCTTCAGCCCTTTGATTCGCCAACTGATCGATGCCCTGCGAATTTTGCCGGGTGTGGGTCAGAAAACTGCCCAGCGCATGGCATTGCAACTGCTTGAGCGTGATCGCAGCGGCGGCTTGCGACTGGCCCAGGCGCTGAGCCAGGCCATGGAAGGGGTGGGCCACTGCCGCTTGTGCCGCACGCTGACCGAAGACGATCTGTGCCCGCAATGCGCTGATTCACGCCGCGACGACACCTTGCTGTGTGTGGTGGAGGGTCCAATGGACGTTTACGCCGTGGAGCAGACCGGTTTCCGCGGTCGCTACTTCGTGCTCAAGGGCCACTTGTCGCCCTTGGACGGGTTGGGGCCGGAAGCCATCGGCATTCCACAACTGATGGCGCGGATCGAAGAGGCGGGCACGTTTACCGAAGTCATCCTCGCCACCAACCCGACGGTGGAAGGCGAGGCCACGGCGCATTACATCGCCCAGTTGCTCAGCAACAAAGGCCTGATCGCCTCGCGCATCGCCCATGGCGTGCCGTTGGGTGGCGAGCTGGAGCTGGTGGACGGCGGGACATTGGCACATTCGTTTGCCGGGCGTAAGCCGATTTCGTTGTAACGGTGCTGTCTGGGCTGACGCCATCGCGAGCAAGCCCGCTCCCAGATTGAATGTGCGAGTAGCATAACACCCTGTGGGAGCGGGCTTGCCCGCGATGGCGGCCTTCCAGACGCTGCCTTACTTATCGCTCAACGCAAACTGCGTCAGACAGAAAGTCGGTATTCCCATGTCTTCCAGCCGTTGCGAACCACCCAGCTCCGGCAAGTCAATGATCGCCGCCGCTTCATGCACCCGCGCGCCCATGCGCCGAACCAGGTTGGCCGCCGCAATCAGCGTGCCGCCGGTGGCGATCAAGTCATCGAACAGCACCACCGAATCACCCTCGCACAGGCTGTCGGCGTGGACTTCGAGGAAGGCTTCGCCGTACTCGGTCGCGTAACCTTCGGCCAGCACGTCGGCGGGCAATTTGCCCTGCTTGCGGAACAGCACCAATGGCTTGTTCAGCTGATACGCCAATATCGAGCCGATCAGGAAACCGCGCGCGTCCATGGCGCCGATGTGGGTGAAGTCGGCCTCGACGTAACGATGGGCAAAACTGTCCATCACCAGGCGCAGGGCCGTGGGCGACTGGAACAGCGGGGTAATGTCGCGAAAGATCACGCCCGGCTTGGGGAAATCGATCACGGGGCGGATCAGGGATTTGATGTCGAAGGAGTCGATAACCATCGTCCAAGTGTCCTGGCGGGCTGCAAACGCCGCAGTATAACGGCGGATGAACCGTTTCGCTCAGCCGCCGTTGCCGGGATCAGCCGTCGAGCGAACCGCCGGCCAGGGCGCAGAGTTGGATCGGGTCGAGGATGTGCACTTCCTTGCCCTCGGCGGCGATCAGTTCGTTTTGCTGGAAGCGGGTGAACACCCGGGACACGGTTTCCACCGCCAGGCCCAGGTAATTGCCGATTTCGTTGCGCGACATGCTCAACCGGAACTGGTTGGCCGAGAAGCCCCGAGCGCGGAAACGGGCCGAGAGGTTGACCAGAAAGGTAGCGATGCGCTCGTCGGCGGTTTTCTTCGACAGTAGCAACATCATTTGCTGATCGTCACGAATCTCGCGACTCATCACTCGCATTAACTGACGGCGAAGTTGTGGCAGTTGCAGGGCCAGTTCGTCGAGGCGCTCAAACGGGATCTCGCACACCGATGTGGTTTCCAGGGCTTGCGCCGAGACCGGGTGCTTTTCGGTGTCCATGCCCGACAGGCCGACCAGTTCACTCGGCAAATGGAAACCGGTGAGTTGTTCTTCGCCGCCATCGCTCAGGCTGAAAGTCTTCAGGGCGCCGGAGCGTACTGCATAAACGGAATCGAACGTGTCTCCCTGGCGAAACAGAAACTCGCCTTTTTTCAGCGGCCGACCACGTTTAACGATTTCGTCCAGCGCATCCATGTCTTCCAGATTCAGAGAAAGTGGCAGGCAGAGAGGGGCCAGGCTGCAATCCTTGCAATGGGCCTGGCTATGAGCGCGCAGTTTTACTGGCTCGGACATTTCTTTAATCCTTGTGGGAAAACACACATAAGCCGTAAGGGTAACCCACGGGAGGACATTCGGGCCAGCCTGCGACAATTTAACCGCAAGGCCTTAGATCACTCGTGAAAAGCGCTGGCGGTTGGTGTGTTCCAGGTATGCATCGAACACCATGCACACCGAGCGCACCAGCAGTCGGCCTGCGGGGAGTACGGTGATCCGTTCATTGTCGAGCTCGATCAACCCGTCCTTGGCCATGTCCTGCAGCTGTGGCCAGAGCTCGCCGAAGTAACCGCGAAAATCGATGTTGAAGGCCTGCTCGATTTCCGCGAATTCCAGGTCGAAATGGCAAATCAGTTGCTGGATCACTGCCCTGCGCAAGCGATCGTCGGCGTTGCATACCAGGCCACGGTTAGTGGCCAGTTGCGCGGACGCCAAAGCGTTCTGGTACTGGGTCAGGTCGCTGCTGTTCTGGCAGTACAGGTCGCCGATCTGGCTGATGGCCGATACCCCCAGACCGATCAGATCGCAATGGCCGTGGGTGGTGTAGCCCTGGAAGTTGCGTTGCAGGGTCGATTCTTCCTGGGCAATCGCCAGTTCATCATCGGGCAGGGCGAAGTGGTCCATGCCGATATAGCGGTAACCGGCGGCCGTCAATTGTTCGATGGTGCGCTGGAGCATTTCCAGCTTCTGCGCCGGCGCCGGTAGATCGTTGCTGTTGATCCGTCGTTGCGGCATGAAGCGCTCTGGCAGATGAGCGTAGTTGAACACCGAGAGCCGGTCCGGTTGCAGGCTGATTACTTCGTCGACGGTGCGGGCGAAGTTCTCGGGCGTCTGCTTCGGCAGGCCATAAATCAGATCGATGTTGATCGAACGAAATTGCAGGGTCCGGGCGGCGTCGATCACTGCGCGGGTTTCTTCCAGGCTTTGCAGACGATTGACTGCCCGCTGTACCGCCGGGTCGAGGTCTTGCAGGCCGATGCTGACCCGGTTGAAGCCCAGCTCCCGGAGCAGACCCATGGTCGACCAGTCGGCCTCGCGCGGGTCGATCTCGATGCCGTAGTCGCCGGAATCGTTGTCCAGCAGATTGAAATGCTTGCGCAGTCGGGCCATCAGCTGACGCAGTTCATCGTGGCTGAGAAAGGTCGGTGTGCCGCCGCCGAAATGCAGTTGCTCGACTTTTTGCGCGGGGTCGAGGTGGCAGGCAATCAGCTGGATTTCCTGTTCCAGGCGCTGCAAATAGGGCAGGGCACGGCCGCGGTCCTTGGTGATGACTTTGTTGCAGGCGCAGTAGTAGCAGATGTTCGCGCAGAACGGCACATGCACATACAGGGATAACGGCCGCAGCGCCTTGCGGCTGTCGCGCAGGGCATGAAACAGGTCGAAGGTGCCGACCTGGC from Pseudomonas sp. GGS8 harbors:
- the recR gene encoding recombination mediator RecR; the protein is MSFSPLIRQLIDALRILPGVGQKTAQRMALQLLERDRSGGLRLAQALSQAMEGVGHCRLCRTLTEDDLCPQCADSRRDDTLLCVVEGPMDVYAVEQTGFRGRYFVLKGHLSPLDGLGPEAIGIPQLMARIEEAGTFTEVILATNPTVEGEATAHYIAQLLSNKGLIASRIAHGVPLGGELELVDGGTLAHSFAGRKPISL
- a CDS encoding adenine phosphoribosyltransferase, with the protein product MVIDSFDIKSLIRPVIDFPKPGVIFRDITPLFQSPTALRLVMDSFAHRYVEADFTHIGAMDARGFLIGSILAYQLNKPLVLFRKQGKLPADVLAEGYATEYGEAFLEVHADSLCEGDSVVLFDDLIATGGTLIAAANLVRRMGARVHEAAAIIDLPELGGSQRLEDMGIPTFCLTQFALSDK
- a CDS encoding ABC transporter substrate-binding protein, which produces MHFALGALLLVSLSVAAAEVPLRFVVPDSWAMPMVQIEQGRPTQGILYDIMLSLATQVGAPAQFHVLPRPRVQSAMEHGEANVRCFVSQDWLPAPTGDSIWSVPLLVQRDVLIGRQGSPGSVNPADLPHQSIGTVLGYSYPTLQLLFDADRLHREDARNQEQVLEKLLAGRYRYAVSNQWTLDWFNLRLLPDQQLKSVALVQEQPVSCYVRNDPKVPVQRILRTLHQMKMSGEINDIIRLYTGNPTP
- the fnr gene encoding fumarate/nitrate reduction transcriptional regulator Fnr codes for the protein MSEPVKLRAHSQAHCKDCSLAPLCLPLSLNLEDMDALDEIVKRGRPLKKGEFLFRQGDTFDSVYAVRSGALKTFSLSDGGEEQLTGFHLPSELVGLSGMDTEKHPVSAQALETTSVCEIPFERLDELALQLPQLRRQLMRVMSREIRDDQQMMLLLSKKTADERIATFLVNLSARFRARGFSANQFRLSMSRNEIGNYLGLAVETVSRVFTRFQQNELIAAEGKEVHILDPIQLCALAGGSLDG
- the hemN gene encoding oxygen-independent coproporphyrinogen III oxidase, coding for MLDAIRWDTDLIRRYDLAGPRYTSYPTAVQFDSQVGTFDLFHALRDSRKALRPLSLYVHVPFCANICYYCACNKVITKDRGRALPYLQRLEQEIQLIACHLDPAQKVEQLHFGGGTPTFLSHDELRQLMARLRKHFNLLDNDSGDYGIEIDPREADWSTMGLLRELGFNRVSIGLQDLDPAVQRAVNRLQSLEETRAVIDAARTLQFRSINIDLIYGLPKQTPENFARTVDEVISLQPDRLSVFNYAHLPERFMPQRRINSNDLPAPAQKLEMLQRTIEQLTAAGYRYIGMDHFALPDDELAIAQEESTLQRNFQGYTTHGHCDLIGLGVSAISQIGDLYCQNSSDLTQYQNALASAQLATNRGLVCNADDRLRRAVIQQLICHFDLEFAEIEQAFNIDFRGYFGELWPQLQDMAKDGLIELDNERITVLPAGRLLVRSVCMVFDAYLEHTNRQRFSRVI
- the dnaX gene encoding DNA polymerase III subunit gamma/tau; this encodes MSYQVLARKWRPRSFREMVGQTHVLKALINALDSQRLHHAYLFTGTRGVGKTTIARIIAKCLNCETGITSTPCGECSVCREIDEGRFVDLIEIDAASRTKVEDTRELLDNVQYAPSRGRFKVYLIDEVHMLSSHSFNALLKTLEEPPPYVKFILATTDPQKLPATILSRCLQFSLKNMTPERVVEHLSHVLSVENVPFEDDALWLLGRAADGSMRDAMSLTDQAIAFGEGKVLAADVRAMLGTLDHGQVYDVLHALIEGDAKALLEAVRHLAEQGPDWNGVLSEILNVLHRVAIAQALPEGVDNGHGDRDRVLALAQALPAEDVQFYYQMGLIGRRDLPLAPDPRGGFEMVLLRMLAFRPADTEDAPRQPLKPVGISQATVDSANSVAAAPIVAPVVSAVVAPVPVAPVVAPAPVPAVAPEPVAPVVVPESEPVVEPVVEPVAVEEVVDLPWNDPVEPEVAQQPAVEPVLETAGEQPELPPMPMPTPDSVVPDAPDAPEWTVASIPEPSVAQVDAATPGMDLDDEPPLDEDYIEPDMDSAYSYLDDLASEHTAEPAAEPEPEPAAMPATGLALQWLELFPKLPVSGMTGSIAANCTLIAVDGDNWLLHLDPAHSALFNATQQRRLNDALNQHHGRTLTLSIELIKPEQETPAQAASRRRADRQREAEESIHGDPFIQQMMQQFGAVVRHDTIEPVEALVSQG
- a CDS encoding YbaB/EbfC family nucleoid-associated protein, yielding MMKGGMAGLMKQAQQMQEKMAKMQEELANAEVTGKAGGDMVTVVMTGRHDVKRVTIDPSLVEGLSEDDKEMLEAVFAAAVNDAVRKIEANSQDKMGSMTAGMQLPPGMKLPF